From Parambassis ranga chromosome 9, fParRan2.1, whole genome shotgun sequence, the proteins below share one genomic window:
- the rsph14 gene encoding radial spoke head 14 homolog: MAGDLTNHRAAPVAFGLRAVPQLFGLLQQRDAAVRLRVLDSLCELIRDPERLYQTVHGDFLWQLEVLLKDEDAAVRAKTCELLHLVTNHATGRQALLASPLLPAVTRLMDDPSPSCRRNVHRVLNGLALLPSGADALLTLVPVLILKLRQDEEEEEVQVFLLSTLCCCSRLDALPALTSHGISLLSHKLSHPSPNIRREAAATMMVLRYRCVHCVFCCQQFIYGLRWLCVAGLSVPVDGKREVCEQNVLPVLLGLLQDDDVEVRANAAGVIMNAAVITTGKQLCLHLDVIPVLLNLLSEDGDREGTKALQLYCLRALAALAEAPDGRSQLMNELPLLERRCEAAGDQDISRAAQTVIRVITWVP, encoded by the exons ATGGCCGGAGATCTGACGAACCACCGAGCGGCTCCGGTGGCCTTCGGGCTGCGGGCGGTGCCGCAGCTGTTCGGCCTGCTGCAGCAGCGGGACGCCGCCGTGAGGCTGCGCGTTCTGGATTCACTCTGTGAGCTGATCCGCGACCCGGAGCGGCTCTACCAGACGGTGCATGGag actTCCTGTGGCAGCTGGAGGTTCTGTTGAAAGATGAAgatgctgcagtcagagcaaaAACCTGCGAGCTGCTTCACTTGGTCACCAACCATGCCACTGGGAG ACAGGCCCTGCTCGCCTCCCCACTCCTTCCTGCTGTCACTCGGCTGATGGACGACCCGTCGCCTTCCTGCAGGAGAAATGTCCACCGTGTGCTGAACGGCCTCGCTCTGCTGCCCTCAG GGGCAGACGCCCTCCTGACTCTGGTTCCTGTGCTGATCCTGAAGCTCAgacaggacgaggaggaggaggaggtccaggttttcctcctctccaccctctgctgctgctccaggctCGACGCTCTGCCTGCTCTGACCTCACATGGCATCTCATTGCTGAGTCACAAGCTCTCTCATCCCTCCCCAAACATCCGCAGAGAGGCAGCTGCTACCATGATGGTGCTCAGGTACCGCTGCgttcattgtgttttttgttgtcagcAGTTTATT TATGGACTGAGGTGGCTCTGTGTTGCTGGTCTCAGTGTTCCTGTGGATGGGAAGCGAGAGGTGTGTGAGCAGAACGTTCTTCCAGTACTGCTTGGGCTGCTGCAGGATGACGACGTAGAGGTCCGGGCCAACGCTGCAGGAGTCATCATGAATGCTGCAGTCATCACCACAG GAAAGCAGCTCTGTCTCCACCTGGACGTCATCCCTGTCCTCCTTAATCTGCTGTCTGAGGATGGAGACCGGGAGGGGACCAAAGCGCTCCAACTCTACTGCCTTCGGGCTCTGGCTGCATTGGCTGAAGCTCCAGACGGCCGCAGCCAGCTGATGAAcgagctccccctgctggagagGAGGTGTGAGGCTGCAGGAGACCAGGATATCTCCCGGGCCGCTCAGACTGTCATCAGGGTCATAACCTGGGTTCCCTGA
- the LOC114441644 gene encoding dematin-like, with product MMSKQIAQTSPGSVLALRGASVPGSPAAAIVARVEDGIIGYKDLAALPKDKAILDIERPDLMIYQPHYCYSPLERSLSPRSISPPPSPENLIKESREWLENQSPGGSSPGSTIQTSRTQSTPTPPTPHTLSTTQTHSSGAKSAVQHFHRPESGTNIYKKPPIYKQEVSSPVPQGKHIEDLIIESSKFPAAQPPDPNLPSKIETEYWPCPPSLAVIEKEWKRKEQRDEEEEEELGDELSGLRSLQNQELSKIQSNLGKIILKEELQKSAALLRRKTRSLPDHSQNAASTASRSVCFPAPSRSGLARLQSTEFSSSENAAAALQNGDSRIDRGNSLPSMLEHRIYPYDLLVVTHRGRSKLPPGVDRTRLERHLSQEEFFSIFEMSLEEFDCLSLWKRNDLKRKVCLF from the exons ATGATGTCCAAG cAGATTGCCCAGACATCTCCAGGGAGCGTGCTGGCCCTCAGAGGGGCTAGCGTCCCGGGATCCCCTGCTGCTGCCATtgtg GCAAGGGTGGAGGACGGGATAATCGGCTACAAGGACTTGGCTGCGTTACCAAAAGACAAAGCCATCCTGGACATCGAGAGGCCAGATTTGATGATCTACCAGCCGCATTACTGCTACAGCCCACTGGAG AGGTCCTTGTCTCCTCGgtccatctctcctcctccctcccctgaG AACCTGATCAAGGAGTCCAGGGAGTGGCTGGAGAACCAATCACCCGGAGGTTCCTCACCTGGTTCCACCATCCAAACCAGCAGAACACAGAGCACACCTACTCcaccaacaccacacacactaaGCACGACCCAAACACATTCCTCTGGAGCCAAGAGTGCAGTGCAGCACTTCCACAGGCCCG AAAGCGGCACCAACATCTACAAGAAACCGCCCATCTACAAgcaag aggtgtCGTCTCCTGTGCCACAGGGGAAACACATCGAGGATCTGATCATTGAGTCTTCGAAGTTTCCAGCAGCTCAGCCTCCTGATCCAAACCTGCCGTCCAAAATCGAGACTGAGTACTGGCCCTGCCCCCCCTCCCTGGCTGTGATCG AGAAGGAGTggaagaggaaggagcagagggatgaggaggaagaggaggagctcgGCGATGAGCTGTCAGGACTCAGATCGCTTCAGAACCAAGAACTCAGCAAG ATTCAGTCTAATCTCGGAAAAATCATCCTGAAGGAGGAGCTACAGAAATCTGCAGCTCTACTGAGGAGGAAGACCCGGTCCCTGCCGGACCACAGCCAGaatgcag CTTCCACCGCCTCCAGATCCGTGTGTTTCCCGGCGCCTTCCAGGAGCGGCCTGGCCAGG cTGCAGTCAACAGAGTTCAGCTCCTCTGAGAACGCTGCTGCAG ctcttcAG aaTGGAGACTCCAGGATAGACAGAGGAAACTCTCTCCCCAGTATGCTGGAACACAGG ATCTATCCATACGACCTGCTGGTGGTGACTCACAGAGGACGCAGCAAACTCCCTCCTGGAGTGGACCGGACCAGACTAGAG AGACACCTTTCTCAGGAGGAGTTCTTCAGCATTTTTGAAATGTCTCTGGAGGAATTtgactgcctctctctctggaaGAGGAACGACCTGAAGAGGAAGGTCTGTCTCTTCTGA